A stretch of the Aegilops tauschii subsp. strangulata cultivar AL8/78 chromosome 4, Aet v6.0, whole genome shotgun sequence genome encodes the following:
- the LOC109773147 gene encoding putative receptor protein kinase ZmPK1, whose amino-acid sequence MVRSMRPFVLVLLITVSGLSLLLPCPPAVAAARESLVRGASIAVEDYATDFLRSPGGTFACGFYRVSSTVFTFSIWFTRAKERSVVWTADRTRPVHSTGSRLTLDKRGGALILTDYDGEPVWNSTVAGAPTASRAQLRDTGNLVVEDADGRALWQSFHFPTDTLLPTQRLTATTRLVSSRDDRLLSSGYYSLGFSDYAMLSLFYDNGNFSSIYWPNPYNNYVANNRRIYNFTREAAMDALGNFLSSDNANFQAADLAAAGVRRRLTLDADGNLRAYSLDAATGTWAVSWMAFRNPCTIHGVCGANAVCLYAPAPSCACAPGHERTDPGDWTRGCRPTFRQRQCGKPTRTPTRLMALPHSDFWGYDLNDGEIMPLAECARRCRTNCACVAFQHKANMECYLKSVLFNGRTFPGLPGTVYIKVPVDFVVPEFHVHQWQAHVHGGLAILEENITGCGDRAAQEVLLNASALSHKHVGDAAGKPVWPYLYGFLSALLVVEAVVIGLGCLLFSRKGLFTRSSPVYPMDEGYRLILLTTSFQRYSYAAIKKATGNFADEIGRGGSGVVYRGVLDDGRIVAVKALTTSVSRSHGEEEFQAELSVIGRIYHKNLVRIIGCCSQGKHRILVSEFIENRSLATMLFLDEDGDGDGGDDHDDVLGWSQRFRIAVGVARGLAYLHSECLEWIIHCNMKPENILLDRDLEPKITDFGLAKLLDRRPLGSASRLVREANPSRRIRGTRGYMAPEWVSSLAISDKVDVYSFGVVLLELVKGVRVADGDQNTDVRAVAKAVSEKMHSGSVDDLVDGRLAGDFNRAQVKVVVGVALSCLEEDRNRRPSMSAVVQALVSVEDA is encoded by the coding sequence ATGGTACGGTCGATGAGACCCTTCGTCCTGGTGCTTTTGATCACTGTCAGTGGTTTGAGCTTGTTGCTCCCATGCCCGCCAGCCGTCGCGGCGGCGCGCGAGAGCCTCGTCCGGGGCGCCTCTATTGCCGTCGAGGACTATGCCACCGACTTCCTGCGCTCGCCGGGCGGCACCTTCGCCTGCGGCTTCTACCGCGTCTCCTCCACCGTTTTCACCTTCTCCATCTGGTTCACGCGCGCCAAGGAACGCTCCGTCGTCTGGACCGCCGATCGCACGCGGCCTGTCCACAGCACGGGCTCGCGCCTCACGCTAGATAAGCGCGGTGGCGCGCTCATCCTCACCGACTACGACGGCGAGCCGGTGTGGAACTCCACCGTGGCCGGCGCTCCGACGGCCTCGCGCGCCCAGCTCCGCGACACCGGCAACCTCGTCGTGGAGGACGCCGACGGGAGAGCGCTCTGGCAGAGCTTCCACTTCCCCACGGACACGCTGCTGCCCACGCAGCGCCTCACCGCGACGACTCGCCTGGTGTCGTCGCGCGACGACAGGCTGCTCTCCTCCGGCTACTACAGCCTCGGGTTCAGCGACTACGCCATGCTCTCCCTCTTCTACGACAACGGCAACTTCTCCAGCATCTACTGGCCCAACCCCTACAACAACTACGTCGCCAACAACCGCAGGATCTACAACTTCACCCGCGAGGCCGCCATGGACGCGCTCGGCAACTTCCTCTCGAGCGACAACGCCAACTTCCAGGCGgccgacctcgccgccgccggtgtCCGGAGGCGGCTCACGCTCGACGCCGACGGCAACCTCAGGGCGTACAGCCTGGACGCGGCGACGGGGACGTGGGCGGTGTCGTGGATGGCGTTCCGCAACCCCTGCACCATCCACGGCGTCTGCGGCGCCAACGCGGTGTGCCTCTACGCGCCGGCGCCTTCGTGCGCCTGCGCGCCGGGGCACGAGCGAACCGACCCCGGCGACTGGACCAGGGGGTGCCGGCCGACTTTCCGGCAGCGCCAGTGCGGGAAGCCGACGCGGACGCCGACGAGGCTGATGGCACTGCCGCACTCCGACTTCTGGGGCTACGACCTCAACGACGGCGAGATCATGCCGTTGGCGGAGTGCGCCAGGAGGTGCCGCACCAACTGCGCATGCGTCGCGTTCCAGCACAAGGCCAACATGGAGTGCTACCTCAAAAGCGTCCTCTTCAACGGCAGGACGTTCCCCGGCTTGCCGGGGACGGTGTACATCAAGGTCCCGGTCGACTTCGTCGTCCCGGAGTTCCACGTCCACCAATGGCAAGCGCACGTACACGGCGGCCTTGCCATCCTTGAGGAGAACATCACCGGCTGCGGCGACCGCGCCGCTCAGGAGGTCCTCCTCAACGCCTCCGCCTTGTCACACAAGCACGTCGGTGACGCCGCGGGGAAACCGGTGTGGCCGTACCTGTACGGGTTCCTGTCGGCGCTGCTCGTCGTGGAGGCCGTTGTCATTGGGCTCGGCTGCCTGCTCTTCTCCAGGAAGGGACTGTTCACGCGGTCTTCCCCGGTGTACCCCATGGACGAAGGCTACAGACTCATCCTCCTCACCACAAGTTTCCAGAGATACAGCTACGCTgcgatcaagaaggccacggggaaCTTCGCCGACGAGATCGGCCGCGGCGGGTCTGGCGTGGTGTACAGGGGCGTTCTCGACGACGGCCGGATCGTGGCCGTCAAGGCGCTGACGACGAGCGTGAGCCGCTCCCACGGGGAGGAGGAGTTCCAGGCGGAGCTGAGCGTGATCGGCAGGATCTACCACAAGAACCTGGTGAGGATCATCGGCTGCTGCTCCCAAGGCAAGCACCGCATCCTCGTCTCCGAGTTCATCGAGAACCGCTCGCTCGCCACGATGTTGTTCTTGGACGAAGACGGCGACGGTGACGGCGGCGATGATCACGACGACGTCCTCGGGTGGAGCCAGCGGTTCCGGATCGCCGTCGGCGTGGCCAGGGGCCTCGCCTATCTGCACAGCGAGTGCCTCGAGTGGATCATCCACTGCAACATGAAGCCGGAGAACATATTGCTGGACCGTGATCTGGAGCCCAAGATCACCGACTTCGGGCTCGCCAAGCTGCTGGACCGCCGCCCCCTCGGGTCCGCCTCTCGCCTAGTGCGGGAGGCGAACCCGTCGCGGCGGATCAGGGGGACGAGGGGGTACATGGCGCCGGAATGGGTGTCGAGCCTGGCCATCAGCGACAAGGTCGACGTGTACAGCTTCGGCGTGGTGCTGCTGGAGCTGGTGAAAGGGGTCAGGGTGGCGGACGGCGACCAGAATACGGACGTCAGGGCCGTGGCCAAGGCTGTGAGCGAGAAGATGCATTCCGGCAGCGTGGATGATCTTGTGGATGGCCGGCTCGCCGGCGACTTTAACCGCGCGCAGGTGAAGGTGGTGGTTGGTGTTGCCTTGTCGTGCTTGGAGGAGGACAGGAACCGGCGGCCGAGCATGAGCGCGGTGGTGCAGGCGCTCGTCTCCGTTGAAGATGCGTGA